One region of Bacillota bacterium genomic DNA includes:
- a CDS encoding SDR family oxidoreductase, translated as MLDNNLFDLRGEVAIVTGACGGLGRSIVKGLAGVGAAVIAADYGGHLQPVEGATKLYNFDVTNPDDISAFLQNILSDYAQIDILVNAAGIAIGASAEEMSLGAWQKVLDVNTTGVFLCSQIIGRKMIERRKGKIINMASRCGYIGYPGFISYNVSKAGVISITKTLAVEWAKYNVNVNAIAPGFFRTSMTEYVWANEERLKSIVDRTPMGRIAEPEEIIGTIIFLSSKASDFITGVTIPVDGGMLVF; from the coding sequence ATGCTAGATAATAATTTATTTGACTTGAGAGGGGAAGTAGCTATTGTTACTGGAGCCTGTGGTGGTTTGGGCCGGTCTATAGTTAAGGGCTTGGCAGGCGTAGGCGCTGCGGTTATCGCGGCTGACTATGGGGGGCATCTTCAGCCGGTAGAGGGTGCAACTAAACTCTACAATTTTGATGTGACAAATCCGGATGATATTTCAGCGTTTTTACAAAACATACTATCTGACTATGCACAGATTGATATTCTTGTTAACGCTGCGGGGATTGCTATTGGCGCATCAGCTGAAGAGATGAGTCTCGGTGCTTGGCAAAAGGTTTTAGATGTTAATACGACGGGAGTTTTCCTTTGCTCTCAGATTATTGGTCGGAAGATGATTGAACGTCGCAAAGGTAAAATTATAAATATGGCGTCGAGGTGCGGCTATATTGGCTATCCTGGGTTCATTAGCTATAACGTTAGCAAAGCAGGAGTTATCTCAATTACCAAGACTTTAGCAGTAGAATGGGCAAAGTACAATGTAAATGTTAATGCCATAGCTCCAGGCTTCTTCAGGACATCAATGACAGAATATGTTTGGGCAAATGAGGAACGACTCAAAAGTATAGTTGATCGGACGCCAATGGGTCGAATTGCCGAGCCGGAAGAGATCATAGGAACAATTATATTTTTATCTTCCAAAGCTTCAGATTTCATTACAGGTGTGACGATCCCTGTAGATGGTGGCATGCTGGTCTTCTGA
- a CDS encoding DeoR/GlpR transcriptional regulator, translating to MSAIQTDGRIREERHLQICDLLRQKGAIGVTEMAKLFKVSEMTIRRDLTELEQLGKLHRTHGGAVAARTDDYEPPYIIRASENVHEKRIIGRAAADLVSDGDVIILDVGTTPLQVAKHLASGKRVTVLTNWIPNVLVLSKKQGVDTILMGGAVRPEELSLVGGMTEEFFQRFNANKLFLGVGGVSLEKGLTDYRMDEVEAKKTMLKVTQKAILVADHTKFERVAPIKIAPISVIHTVVTDSGISEDMRENLLRLGIEVLVAQ from the coding sequence ATGTCAGCAATTCAGACCGACGGCCGGATTCGCGAAGAGAGACATCTGCAAATCTGCGATCTACTTCGCCAAAAAGGTGCTATAGGTGTTACAGAAATGGCGAAGCTGTTCAAGGTTTCAGAAATGACAATCCGGAGGGACTTGACCGAACTTGAACAGCTAGGGAAACTTCATAGAACTCACGGGGGTGCCGTGGCCGCAAGGACCGATGATTATGAGCCGCCATATATTATTCGAGCTTCGGAAAACGTGCATGAAAAGCGTATTATAGGCCGAGCGGCAGCCGATCTGGTTTCGGATGGCGATGTTATCATTTTAGATGTTGGTACGACTCCATTACAGGTCGCGAAACATCTCGCAAGCGGTAAGAGAGTTACGGTATTGACGAACTGGATACCTAATGTCCTAGTGCTTTCAAAGAAACAGGGGGTCGACACTATTCTGATGGGAGGTGCGGTAAGGCCTGAAGAGCTTTCTCTCGTAGGGGGCATGACAGAGGAATTCTTTCAACGCTTTAATGCAAACAAACTCTTCTTAGGGGTTGGTGGGGTGTCTCTTGAAAAAGGATTGACTGACTACAGGATGGATGAGGTTGAAGCTAAGAAAACCATGCTTAAGGTTACACAAAAGGCGATTCTGGTTGCCGATCATACCAAGTTTGAGAGGGTTGCTCCCATCAAGATAGCACCAATTTCTGTTATTCATACGGTTGTTACTGATTCAGGTATTAGTGAGGATATGCGGGAAAACCTTCTTAGGTTAGGGATTGAAGTTCTCGTAGCACAGTAA